TGTGACACTCTCGGCATGGCTGACGTGGGCACCGTGTGTGACCCCGCTCGGAGCTGTGCCATCGTGGAGGATGACGGGCTCCAGTCAGCCTTCACTGCTGCTCATGAACTGGGTAAGCTGGGGCTGGGGTCATGGGGCACCCTTGAGGAGATGGAGAGCTGTCGGGGGTGAGGTGAGGCAATGGTGGCCTCACCAGGGTACAAGTGGAGGTCAcaagtttttcttccttctccccaagCCTGAGTCCAGGGCCATTACCCTTCTCTGCTCAGCGTGTAGACAAACAATTAAAGTTTTCTATTCAATGAGATAGTGTGTAGAAATCTACTGTGAacttggttgtgtgtgtgtgtgtttggagggggaggtgggacaGTGTTGAGAGAGATTATTCACTACAGTCAGTGACAGAATGGATGGAATCGGGATTGGGAATGTTGGCTGTAAGGAAAGGTGAGTAGGGAGGGCCCCTGAATATATCAGggggaagggagacagagaaatgGGGGCCACATACTGAGAAGCCCTTGGAGCACCAGAAAGAGACTGGGGGCAGAATGAGAGGTGGAATGGATCTGGTCATCCAAAGCTGCAGCCAGGCTCTGATGGGTCTGCAACCCCTTGAGGGCACAGGGATGGGATTCTTGGACACTGACAGGGCCTCTGCTCCGCAGGCCATGTCTTCAGCATGCTCCATGACAACTCAAAGCCGTGTGTTGGTCTGAACGGGCCTGAGAGCACCTCCCGCCACGTCATGGCGCCTGTGATGGCTCACGTGGACCCCGAGGAGCCCTGGTCCCCCTGCAGCGCCCGCTTCATCACTGACTTCCTGGACAACGGCTACGGTGAGCAGATGGCCCCGTGCAGGACGCAGCTCCCGCCCCTCACAGtccttcctcttctcctgcctcccaCACGGGCCAAGCTGACTCCCTCTAACAGGCTTCCTCTACACGTGGGATGGGGTGAGAAACGCTGCTGCCTTTGTGTGGTTCCCACTTCCTCTCAGAATGAATAGCACAACTACAGGAGGCAAGTTTTGGCCTCAAAAGAATTAGAACTGAGCTTCTAAGGGCCAGAACTGTTCGACATCAGAAGGGGCCAGTTGTGAAGGAGGCCTTGTCACTTGTAGTGTGCAAACTTAGCAGTGTGGCTATGATCGGGAGCGCTGTTGATGAGAAGCAGATCAAGAAGTCTGTAGTTGGTTAGACTAGACAGGAAGATCTAGTGCTGTGAGCTCCTCTCCTGATTCTATTTTTTGATGTGTGTAGATGTGTGACTCTAAGTTACTTCACTTCTGCGTAACCGATCTATAAAGTAGGCATAATAACAGTAACTACCTCACAGGTGCTGGCCATGATTAAACACATATTGTTGGTCAAACACTTAGTCAATGCTCATCGAATAAACATCGAATAAATTGTATCTGCTATTTAAAGCTTCTTCCAGTACTAGAATTTGTAGGATCCCTCAGCCCCCTGGGGAACCCAGTGTTTCAACTGATGACCAGCAGGCACCTCTGCAACTCTTGCCGACTTCATAACCCCCCCTGCCTCTTTTCCCAGGGCACTGTCTCCTAGACAAGCCGGAGGCTCCCCTACATCTGCCCGTGACCTTCCCCGGGAAGGACTATGATGCTGACCGCCAGTGCCAGCTGACCTTTGGGCCTGACTCGCGCCACTGTCCACAGCTGCCACCGCCCTGTGCCGCCCTCTGGTGCTCTGGCCATCTGAATGGCCATGCCATGTGCCAGACCAAGCACTCGCCCTGGGCTGATGGTACCCCTTGCGGGCCCGCACAGGCTTGTATGGGTGGCCGCTGCCTCCATGTGGACCAGCTCCAGGCTTTCAACGTGAGAtcccagggcaggggagggccAGAGGGCCTGGGGGAGTGGTGACTGGCTCTGAGCCCAAGAGAGTACATTGATCCCACTCTTCCATTCTGTCCTTCTGCAGGTCCCACAGGCTGGTGGCTGGGGTCCCTGGGGACCGTGGGGTGACTGCTCTCGGAGCTGTGGGGGTGGTGTCCAGTTCTCTTCCCGGGACTGCACACGGCCCGTCCCCCGGAATGGTGGCAAGTACTGTGAGGGCCGCCGTACCCGCTTCCGTTCCTGCAACACCCAGGACTGCCCAACTGGCTCAGGTGAGGAGTGGGAGGGATGGGATCCCTTGGAAAGCACTGTCCCTTGGGTTCAGGGACCAAGGAGGTATTAAGGGTCCTGCTCTTGAGGGGAGGGACAGGCAGTCTGTGGGGTGGAGAGCTGCCATCCTGTCTAGAAGATGTGAGAGGCCAACGGGAGGCTGGTGGGGCAGTGTGAGGGAGAAGGGCTCTGACTGTGCATTTTAACCCTACAGCACTGACCTTCCGTGAAGAGCAGTGTGCTGCCTACAACCACCGCACTGACCTCTTCAAGAATTTCCCCGGGCCCATGGACTGGGTTCCTCGCTACACTGGTGTGGCCCCCCGGGACCAGTGCAAACTCACCTGCCAGACCCGGGCACTGGGCTACTATTACGTGCTGGAGCCACGGGTGAGGACCAGAATGCTCCAGGGCCTTGTCTGTGCCCACTCACTCCCCCAGAGACCCTCTGCTTTCTGATGGCCAAGATCCAAAACAGCACTATTGCTGGAGTTCCCATGGCCCTGCCTGGCCAGCCCAGGGCTCCATTCAGACTTCTCTGTGTATGGGTATTTGGAAAATCGGCCCTGGACTCTGGATAAGTTGTCAATCGGGCCATACTAGCCTGTCGCATTTCCATTGGtttcttgctctttctctccccacctcccagtgcTCCATTTGGTGAGAATGGAAGCATGTGGCCTTTTGGGCACGTCTCTGACCCCCATCGGAGGGGCTGATCTGTTGAATTACAGTGGTGGCCTCATTGAGCTCATGGGGGGCCAGTCCCCCACTAAACAGGCCTCCTGGAGAGGGTGAtggccctgccccgcccctctcTGTGATAGGGCCCTGGGTTGAAGCTGAAGAAGGAACAGACCAGCAGTTTTGCCGCCTTCACCCTGTTCTGGGGAGAATGCCTACATGTTGACTGCCCTCTAGCGTCTAGCCGGGATACTACACCAAGGTTGAGGGTGGTGTTGGGACTCAGACCTGCACTTCTCATGTTGGCATCTCCTCTTGCCAGCTGTGTAACCTTTGGGCAAGCGCCTATTCTTTCTAAACCTCAGTGATCCATCTCTACAAACCTCAAATAGTGGTTGTGAGATTTATAtggcacttagcacagtgtctaaTTCAGAGTGAGCATTCTGAAAAGGGTGGCTTTTATCATTGTCATTACGATTTTAATCCCTTACAGAACCTAGGGTTCCCTCCATATTCCGTCCACATCCCCTCCCTGATGGGACATGGCTTTTGTTTGGCTTACTAACACCTTTTGGTGTAGGAAGACCCTTTCATCGCTCCCTCTCTTCTCAGGTGGCAGACGGGACCCCCTGTTCCCCAGACAGCTCCTCAGTCTGTGTCCAGGGCCGCTGCATTCATGCCGGCTGTGACCGCGTCATTGGCTCCAAAAAGAAGTTTGACAAGTGCATGGTGTGTGGTGGGGATGGTTCCAGCTGCATCAAGCAGTCTGGCTCCTTCAAAAAATTCAGGTTTGTTCACTTCCACCTTCCGGGGGACATAGAGGTATCCTCAACACTGTTTCTCCTCTCAAAGAGCTGACTTGGGAGTCTAGTATGGGAGACAAACATATTTGCTCAGCCTGGACGTGCCATGAGGGCCCTTGTGGGGACTGGGGAAGGCGTCCCCAGGAGGTGACCTCCCTCCTGGAGGGAGAGTAGGAATTGGACAGGCTCCAAGGAGGGGCTTAGAAAGGCACCTCAAGAAGGGGCGGCAGGTGTAAGGGCCCACAGAGAAGTGGGAGAAGCACGCATTTGCAGGCAGCTCAGATCTAGGCTAGACCGCTCAGGTAGGTCCGGGGCGACAACCTGCTGCACACGTGTGGTGGTACAAACCCTGCTCAGAATGGCAGGAGGATTCACCGAGATGCTGAGTTCTCCTCTCCTCGCGCACAGGTACGGATACAACAACGTGGTCACCATCCCCGCTGGGGCCACCCACATCCTGGTGCGGCAGCAGGGGAGCCCTAGTGTCCGGAGCCTCTACCTGGCCCTGAAGCTCCGCGATGGCTCCTATGCCCTCAACGGTGAATACACGCTGATACCGTCCCCCACAGACGTGGTACTGCCCGGGGCAGTCAGCCTGCGCTACAGCGGAGCCACTGCAGCCTCGGAGACACTGTCAGGACACGGGCCCCTGGCTGAGCCCTTAACGCTGCAGGTCCTAGTGGCTGGCAACCCGCAGAACGCCCGCCTCCGATACAGCTTCTTCGTGCCCCGACCGGCCCCCTCCACGCCACGCCCCACTCCCCAGGACTGGCTGCGCCGCAAGGCACAGATTCTGGAGATCCTCCGGCGGCGCTCCTGGGCCGGCAGGAAATAACCTCACCATCCCGGCTGCCCTTTCTGGGCACCGGGGCCTCGGACTTAGCTGGGTGAACGAGAGACCTTTGCAGCGGCCTCACCCCGAGACGCCGTGGGGGAGGGGCTTAGTGAGCCCCGCCCCTCGTCTCCGCCCTACCGAGCAGGCTGGCCCTGCTGGGGTTTCCTGCCCTGGATGGCTGGTGGATGGAAGGGGCTGGGAGATTGTCCCCTATCTAAACTGCCCCCTCTGCCCTGCTGGTcacaggagggagggggaaggcagGGTGGGCCCCAGTTGTATTTATTTCgtatttattcacttttatttaGTACCAGGGATGGGGATGAGGGTCAGGGTACTGGGGAAACTGATCCCCTGCCTTCATAACCCTCACCCTGTCTAGGAAATCCAGGGTGGTGGTGATAGGTGTACGTGTGtgacaaagtgtgtgtgtgtgtgtgtgtgtgtgtgtgtgtgtggttcatCCTGCCCAGCTTTCCTttccttgaattttattttctgggaaaGAAAGAGTCAAGGGTAGGATAGGCCTTCAGGGAGTAAGGgattatcatattttttaaatataaattgagtTCTGCTATTTATGTGCTccttttggagtcagacagatgtGGGTTGCACCCTGATTCCGCGTCTCTGAAcattagtttcctcatttgacaATAATAATACCTCCTTTGTAAatttgttataaggattaaatacTGTAAATAAAGAACTAGCATAATGCCTAGCACTCaataagtgctcaacaaatgtcAACTGTTGTCCGTTGTTATTATCACCACCTTGCTGTCCTCAGCTCCACTGTCTATGGAGTCTGCAGTGCATCTGAAGGCAGCAAAGATCTGCATCAGTGATGCCTGGCCTCACCCCCAGGCTCAATTCCTTTGGTTGGCAGAGCCCTAGCCTGGATTTTGAAGGACTGTCAGAGAAAGGACAATCCTGTCCCTGATTCCTGGAGGCTCCCAACCATGTGGCGACTTAATAAACACCGCAGTACAAGCACAGTTGACAAGAACATGAAGGTGAAAAATAACAAGAACAACTCTGTCAATACATACAAACAGTGCTTAGTAATGAGAGTGCTAGTTAAGGGGGTCCTGGAGAAGTTGTTTCAgaaagaccactggagtgggagCTGGTGGGTCTGAATCTGAGCTGGGATTCAGCATCTTATTAGCTGGTAGTGGTGGATAAGTCACAGATTTTGAGCCTTAGGTTGCTTATGTGTGTAAGAGGGCTAAAAATACCTCTTCCCACAGGGTTATTCTGAACAAATGTTACAGTATTTTCAAAACAGTGAAGTGAATTACCCTTGTGAGTACTGAGTAACAGGCACAGAGTCCCTAGAAACCAGTGTAAACTCAGCAGACTCCTTTGAAGACGTGAGGTTAGAATGGAATTTAATAAGAGGTGTGGGAGAGTCAGgagggccaaaaataaaaaaggcacgGAGAAGCTGAGGCAAGGCGGAGCCAGGTGTTCAGTGGTGGCAGAAAACACCTGAAGGGCAGGTGGGTACTAAACAATTCAATTTTTTCTTCTGACTGGGTGACTTTGATTAAGGGAACAGGCTTGTGATAGGGTGGCAGGTGGACCCTGCAAGAATTTTGAGTCTTGAGGCAGTAGCAGGACTGCTAGGGATTAAAGAAGGACTAAAtgtggaggtgagggagggactATAGGCAAAGAAGACCCTGAAGTGGAAgtggaggaagaggaaacagggAAAATAGAGGTGCTTCATTCTGCCATAGTACCTCCTGGCTGGGCTGCCAAACATTGCTTGGGATGTAGTGCTGGGACTAGGGAATTAAGGCAAGCCATGGAGAGTGTGGTGGTAGTGTATACTATGCTCACTGGGGCTGGGCTTCTCTGCTCA
This portion of the Cervus canadensis isolate Bull #8, Minnesota chromosome 2, ASM1932006v1, whole genome shotgun sequence genome encodes:
- the ADAMTS4 gene encoding A disintegrin and metalloproteinase with thrombospondin motifs 4, whose translation is MSVSPQAAERSFSKPGQGGLGAQPASGLPSCSTSTMSQADSHPGRGLADGWLWGSQPRLLLHTVPVSVSRLVWLLLLASLLPSAWPASPLPREEEIVFPEKLNGSVLPGLGAPARLLYRLPAFGETLLLELEKDPGVQVEGLTVQYLGRAPELLGGAEPGTYLTGTINGDPESVASLHWDGGALLGVLQYRGTELHIQPLEGGTPNSAEGPGAHVLRRKSPVSGQGPMCSVKAPAGNPSPSPRRAKRFASLSRFVETLVVADDKMAAFHGAGLKRYLLTVMAAAAKAFKHPSIRNPVSLVVTRLVVLGPGEEGPQVGPSAAQTLRSFCAWQRGLNTPDDADPGHFDTAILFTRQDLCGVSTCDTLGMADVGTVCDPARSCAIVEDDGLQSAFTAAHELGHVFSMLHDNSKPCVGLNGPESTSRHVMAPVMAHVDPEEPWSPCSARFITDFLDNGYGHCLLDKPEAPLHLPVTFPGKDYDADRQCQLTFGPDSRHCPQLPPPCAALWCSGHLNGHAMCQTKHSPWADGTPCGPAQACMGGRCLHVDQLQAFNVPQAGGWGPWGPWGDCSRSCGGGVQFSSRDCTRPVPRNGGKYCEGRRTRFRSCNTQDCPTGSALTFREEQCAAYNHRTDLFKNFPGPMDWVPRYTGVAPRDQCKLTCQTRALGYYYVLEPRVADGTPCSPDSSSVCVQGRCIHAGCDRVIGSKKKFDKCMVCGGDGSSCIKQSGSFKKFRYGYNNVVTIPAGATHILVRQQGSPSVRSLYLALKLRDGSYALNGEYTLIPSPTDVVLPGAVSLRYSGATAASETLSGHGPLAEPLTLQVLVAGNPQNARLRYSFFVPRPAPSTPRPTPQDWLRRKAQILEILRRRSWAGRK